The sequence GTGCCCGCCTCGGCGCTCGAACGCCTCGTCCTGCCCTCGCGCCTGTCCGCGTACAGCCCGGCGCTGCTCGACGAACTGACCTCCGCGGGCGAACTGCTGTGGGCCGGGGCGGGCGCCCTGCCGGGCAAGGACGGCTGGATCGGCCTCTACCCGGCCGATTCCGCCCCCCTCCTGCTCCCCGAGCCGCTCCCCCTCGAACTGAGCCCGCTGCACCAGTCGCTCCTGGACGCGCTCTCGGGCGGCTACGGGCTCTTCTTCCGCCAGATCGCCGGGCAGGTCCGCGCGACGACGCACCCCGAGGCGACGGACCCGCAACTCGCCGACGCCCTGTGGGACCTCGTGTGGAGCGGGCGCCTCACGAACGACACGCTGGCGCCGCTGCGCGCGCTGCTCGGCTCCGGGCGCACGGCGGGATCGACGGCGCACCGTGCGCGCCGTACGGTGCCGCGCGGCCGGTACGGCTCCCTCACCGCCGCCGCGCGCACCGCCTCGCGCTCGGGGCCGCCCACCGTCGCGGGCCGCTGGTCGTTGCTGCCGCCGCGCGAGGGCGACCCGACGGTCCGCGCGCACGCCCTCGCCCGTACGCTCCTCGACCGGTACGGCGTCGTCACGCGCGGCACCGTCGCCGCGGAGGGCATCGAGGGCGGCTTCTCGAAGGTGTACCGGGTGCTGGCGGCCTTCGAGGAGAACGGGCAGGCGCGGCGCGGGTACGTGGTGGAGGGGCTCGGTGCCGCGCAGTTCGCCGTGGAGGGTGCCGTGGACCGGCTGCGCGCCGTCGCGACGGCGGCCGAGCGCGGCGACGAGCGGGCGGGCCGCGCCGTGGTCCTCGCCGCCGCCGACCCGGCGAACGCCTACGGTGCCGCGCTGCCCTGGCCCGAACCCCCCGAGAACACCCCGCACAAACCGGGCCGCAAAGCGGGCTCGCTCGTCGTGCTCGTCAACGGGGCGCTCACCGTGTACGTCGAACGGGGCGGCAAGACGCTTCTCGTGTGGCCCGCCACACCGGACGAGGCCGTCGACCCGGACGATCCCCGCGTCGGGGAGGCCCTGCGCGCCCTCGCGGAGGCGGCAGGGGCCGGGGCGCTCGGCACCCTGACCGTCGAGCGGATCAACGGCGCGCCCGCGCTCACCGCGCCGCTCGGCCCCGTCCTCGAAGCGGCCGGTTTCCACGCGACGCCGAGAGGGCTGCGGCTGCGGGCACAGTAGAGCGCGGACACCGGCACCGGCATCGGCATCGGCATCGGCATCGGCATCGGCATCGGCATCGGCATCGGCAGGAGGGAAGTCCCATGCCCGAGGGCGACACCGTCTTCCACACGGCGCGACGGCTGCACGCCGCGCTCGCGGGGCAGCGGCTCACGGCCGCCGACCTGCGCGTGCCGCGCTTCGCGACGGCGGACCTCACCGGGCGCGAGGTGCGCGACGTGACGCCGCGCGGCAAGCACCTCCTGACCCGCCTCTCGGGAGGGCTCACGCTCCACACCCACCTGCGCATGGACGGCGCGTGGCGCGTGTACGAGGCGGGCGAGCGCTGGCGCGGCGGACCGGGACACCAGATCCGCGCGATCCTCGGCACCGAGGCCCGGACCGCCGTCGGCTACCGCCTGCCCGTCGTCGAGCTGCTCCGTACGGCCGACGAGGACCGAGCCGTGGGCCACCTCGGTCCCGACCTCCTCGGCCCGGACTGGGACGCCGAGGCCGCGCTCGCGAGGCTCCTCGCCGCGCCGGAACGCCCGCTCGGGGAGGCGCTGCTCGACCAGCGCAATCTCGCGGGGATCGGCAACGTCTACAAGAGCGAACTGTGTTTCCTGCTGCGCGTCACGCCCTGGACCCCGGTGGGCGACGTTCCCCGGCCCGCACGCGCCACCGCCCTCGCCGCGCGCCTCCTGGACGCCAACCGCGACACCTTCCGCCGCGTCACGACAGGCCGCCGCGACACCCCCCTGTACGTCTACGGCCGCGCCCACCGCCCCTGCCTGCGCTGCGGGGCCACGATCCGCGAGGCCGAACAGGGCGACGGCACGAAGGCCCGCCCCACGTACTGGTGCCCGCGCTGCCAGGAGGGCCCGGCACCGTACTGAGCGGAACGCCGGGCGCGAGCCCCCGCCCGCCCACGCAAAAGCCGGAGCCCCCACGCCGCCGTGCGCGGCGCGGAGGCTCCGGCTCCGCCGTACGGGTGCTGGCCCCGCGAGGAAACGTCACTCGTTGTTCGACGCCTGGAACATCCAGTGGTGCTTCTCCAGGTCCGCCGTGATCGCGATGAGGAGGTCCTGCGTGACCGGGTCCGGGTCGGCCGTCGCCGCGACCCGCTCACGCAGCCGGGTGATGGCGGCGGCGAGGGCGTCGGTCATGGCCGCGACCGCGTCGTTGTCCTTGATCCAGCCGTCACCGATCTTGCCGAGGCCACTCGTGGCGGCGACGGTGCTCACGCGGCCGTCCGGCGAGACGCCGAGGGTCGAGGCGCGCTCGGCGACCTCGTCCATGTGCGTACGGGCCGAGTCCACGACGTCGTCGAGCTGGAGGTGCACCGAGCGGAAGCGCGGGCCGATCACGTTCCAGTGGATCTGCTTGGCGACCAGGGAAAGGTCCACGAGGTCGACCAGCGCGCCCTGGAGCGCGTCGGAAACGATCTTGAGGTCGGCTTCGGCAAGGGGACTCTTCACTACGTACATCCGAATTCCTCCATCTCACTCACGACTCACGTGCCCCCGTTCCGCTCTCTCAACCATGACATAACGCGGTGAAGCAGGTCACACGGAGAAAGCCGGTCCACCGCCGGAAGACGGCCGGATACGCGCGCCGGACGGGGCCCGGGTACGCGAAAGGCGGAGCCCTCACCGAAGTACCCGGTGAGGGCTCCGCCATACGTGGGGCGCGTGCGTCGTGCGACCGCTCAGGCCGCGACCACGTCCACAGCCTCGGTCGGCGCCTTGATGGTGACCCGCTCGGGCGGGACACCCGTGACGGACACCGAATTCAGTACCGGACGGCGTACCGGCGGCACCGGGTCGGCGGCTGCCGACTCGGCAAGCTCAGCGAGGGCGAGTTCGTCGCTGACCTCGTGCATCAGCTCGGACATCCGTACATCAAGCGCGTCGCAAATGGCGGCGAGCAGTTCGGAGGACGCCTCCTTCTGCCCCCGCTCCACCTCGGAGAGATAGCCGAGTGAGACCCGGGCGGACGAGGAGACTTCGCGCAGAGTACGGCCCTGGCGCTGGCGCTGCCGACGCAGCACGTCACCCAGCAGGCGACGGAGCAGAATCATCGGTGGCTCCCTCCTCGGACCGTGTAACCGCATCCTTCTCGCCCCACCGTACCGCTTGGGACCGTGGCCGTGCGGGGAGCGAAGACGTGTTCACTCAGGGCTGTAAACATCAAGTCCCCCCGATTTCTTCCGTATCCTGTGCGCGCGCATGGGTGATGAGTTCATCGCGGAGCAGGCCGAGCACGATCCGCACGCTATCCCTACGAATTTCCGTACGGTCACCGTTCAACCGCAGTGCCAGAATTTTCTCGCCCTGTGCACCGGTCAAACCTGTTACCGACCGCTTTTCGGTCTCTCCGGCACCACTCGTGTTCCCGACGCTCTTCGCGCCCTCGACGGTTCCGTGGTGCGCGAGATGCCGGGCGAGCCGGTCCGCGAAGCTCTCGTCGGCGCCGGGTGTGGTCTCCGGCGAGGGCGGGAGCGGGCCGCGCCCGCCGGCGGGGCCGGCCACCGCCACGTACACCGTCCCGACGGGCCGCCCGTCCTGCGGCTCGGGCCCGGCGACACCGGTCGTCGCGGCGCCCCAGTCGGCGCCGAGCGCGTCGCGCGCCCCGGTCGCCATCTGCGCGGCGACCTCCGGGTGCACCGCGCCCTCGCGGGCGAGGAGCGCGGCATCGACGCCGAGCAGCCGGTGCTTCAGTTCGGTCGCGTACGCGGTGACGGAGCCGCGGAAGGCCGCGGACGCCCCGGGTGCCGCGGTCAGCTCGGCGGCGACGAGACCGCCCGTGAGCGACTCGGCGACGGCGACGGTCCACCCGGCCTCACGGGCCAGCGCGACGACGTCGACCGCCGCGTTCTCGGGCAGGGCGCCTCCGGCGTCGCGCGCGCTCACGCCTGGCTCCTCCGCCCGCGCGGCGCGGCGTCCTCACTTGTCGCATCCCC comes from Streptomyces sp. Tu6071 and encodes:
- a CDS encoding DNA-formamidopyrimidine glycosylase family protein: MPEGDTVFHTARRLHAALAGQRLTAADLRVPRFATADLTGREVRDVTPRGKHLLTRLSGGLTLHTHLRMDGAWRVYEAGERWRGGPGHQIRAILGTEARTAVGYRLPVVELLRTADEDRAVGHLGPDLLGPDWDAEAALARLLAAPERPLGEALLDQRNLAGIGNVYKSELCFLLRVTPWTPVGDVPRPARATALAARLLDANRDTFRRVTTGRRDTPLYVYGRAHRPCLRCGATIREAEQGDGTKARPTYWCPRCQEGPAPY
- a CDS encoding Dps family protein encodes the protein MYVVKSPLAEADLKIVSDALQGALVDLVDLSLVAKQIHWNVIGPRFRSVHLQLDDVVDSARTHMDEVAERASTLGVSPDGRVSTVAATSGLGKIGDGWIKDNDAVAAMTDALAAAITRLRERVAATADPDPVTQDLLIAITADLEKHHWMFQASNNE
- a CDS encoding helix-turn-helix domain-containing protein, with protein sequence MILLRRLLGDVLRRQRQRQGRTLREVSSSARVSLGYLSEVERGQKEASSELLAAICDALDVRMSELMHEVSDELALAELAESAAADPVPPVRRPVLNSVSVTGVPPERVTIKAPTEAVDVVAA
- a CDS encoding CinA family protein — protein: MSARDAGGALPENAAVDVVALAREAGWTVAVAESLTGGLVAAELTAAPGASAAFRGSVTAYATELKHRLLGVDAALLAREGAVHPEVAAQMATGARDALGADWGAATTGVAGPEPQDGRPVGTVYVAVAGPAGGRGPLPPSPETTPGADESFADRLARHLAHHGTVEGAKSVGNTSGAGETEKRSVTGLTGAQGEKILALRLNGDRTEIRRDSVRIVLGLLRDELITHARAQDTEEIGGT